The Pelodiscus sinensis isolate JC-2024 chromosome 6, ASM4963464v1, whole genome shotgun sequence genome has a segment encoding these proteins:
- the ZBTB5 gene encoding zinc finger and BTB domain-containing protein 5 isoform X1 produces the protein MLLHNIANINNTVMWWIMDFPGHFEQIFQQLNYQRLHGQLCDCVIVVGNRHFKAHRSVLAACSTHFRALFTVAEGDQTMNMIQLDSEVVTAEAFAALIDMMYTSTLMLGESNVMDVLLAASHLHLNSVVKACKHYLTTRTLPMSPPSDRVQEQNARMQRSFMLQQLGLSIVSSALNSTQNTEEQQNTMSSSMRSNIEQRTTFPMRRLHKRKQSSEDRARQRIRPAIDESIISDVAPESGQSVVHSREEFFSPDSLKIVDNSKADVVADTQEDNTIMFDQSFGAQEDAQVPSQSDNSGGNISQMSMASQATQVETSFDQEAVSEKNNFQCENAEISLNEKEHMRVVVKSEPLSSPEPQDEVSDVTSQAEGSESVEVEGGVVSAEKIELSPESSDRSFSDPQSSTDRVGDIHILEVSNNLEHKSTFSISNFLNKSRGGNFGANQNDDNIPNTTSDCRMDGDASYLMSPESGPNNGHSSATISHVENPFNEPADSHFVRPMQDVMGIPCVQTSGYRAAEQFGMDFPRSGLGLHSLSRAMMGSPRGGASSFPGYRRIAPKMPVVTSVRSSQMQDSPSNSQLIMNGSTSSFENGHPSQPGPPQLTRASADVLSKCKKALSEHNVLVVEGARKYACKICCKTFLTLTDCKKHIRVHTGEKPYACLKCGKRFSQSSHLYKHSKTTCLRWQSSNLPSTLL, from the exons ATGCTCCTTCACAACATTGCCAACATAAATAATACAGTAATGTGGTG GATCATGGATTTTCCAGGACACTTTGAGCAAATCTTTCAACAGCTAAACTACCAGCGTCTTCATGGTCAACTTTGTGACTGTGTCATTGTGGTGGGGAACAGGCACTTCAAAGCCCATCGCTCTGTTTTGGCAGCATGCAGCACACATTTTCGAGCTCTGTTTACTGTAGCAGAGGGAGACCAAACCATGAACATGATCCAGCTGGACAGTGAGGTAGTGACAGCAGAGGCCTTTGCTGCTCTGATTGACATGATGTACACCTCCACACTCATGCTTGGAGAGAGCAATGTTATGGATGTCTTGCTGGCAGCTTCTCACTTacatttgaactctgttgttaAAGCTTGTAAGCACTACCTTACGACGAGGACTCTGCCGATGTCACCACCTAGCGACAGAGTTCAAGAACAAAATGCACGCATGCAAAGATCTTTCATGCTTCAGCAGCTTGGACTGAGTATTGTGAGCTCTGCATTGAATTCCACCCAGAACACAGAGGAGCAGCAAAATACGATGAGCTCATCCATGAGAAGTAACATAGAGCAGCGCACGACTTTTCCCATGCGGCGCCTCCACAAGCGTAAACAGTCTTCTGAAGACCGGGCCAGGCAGCGAATCAGGCCTGCCATCGACGAGTCCATCATTTCAGATGTTGCCCCAGAGAGCGGCCAGTCAGTAGTCCATTCCCGGGAAGAATTTTTTTCACCAGATTCTCTGAAGATTGTGGACAATTCCAAAGCTGATGTTGTTGCTGATACCCAAGAGGATAATACCATTATGTTTGATCAGTCTTTTGGTGCCCAAGAAGATGCCCAAGTGCCCAGCCAGTCTGACAACAGTGGAGGAAACATTTCACAAATGTCCATGGCATCTCAAGCAACACAAGTGGAGACGAGCTTTGACCAGGAAGCGGTGTCTGAGAAAAATAACTTTCAGTGTGAAAACGCAGAGATCAGCCTCAATGAAAAAGAACACATGCGGGTGGTGGTTAAATCTGAGCCCTTGAGTTCCCCAGAGCCTCAAGATGAAGTGAGCGATGTCACTTCCCAAGCAGAAGGCAGCGAGTCTGTTGAAGTAGAAGGAGGAGTAGTGAGTGCAGAAAAGATAGAACTGAGTCCTGAAAGTAGCGATCGCAGCTTTTCTGACCCCCAATCTAGTACCGATAGGGTTGGTGACATCCATATTTTGGAGGTGTCAAATAACCTGGAACACAAGTCTACTTTCAGTATCTCAAATTTCCTAAATAAGAGCCGAGGTGGCAATTTTGGTGCTAATCAAAATGACGACAACATTCCAAACACAACCAGTGATTGCCGAATGGATGGAGATGCCTCTTATTTAATGAGCCCCGAGTCTGGGCCTAATAACGGTCATTCCTCTGCTACTATCTCTCATGTGGAGAATCCATTCAATGAACCTGCAGACTCTCACTTTGTCAGGCCTATGCAGGATGTAATGGGGATTCCTTGTGTACAGACTTCTGGGTACCGGGCAGCGGAACAGTTTGGGATGGACTTTCCAAGGTCCGGCTTGGGACTACACTCTTTGTCTAGGGCAATGATGGGCTCTCCAAGGGGCGGAGCTAGTAGTTTTCCTGGCTACCGTCGCATAGCCCCCAAAATGCCTGTTGTGACCTCTGTTAGGAGCTCCCAAATGCAAGATAGTCCATCTAATTCCCAGCTGATAATGAATGGGAGCAcgtcctcttttgaaaatggacATCCTTCCCAGCCTGGGCCACCGCAGTTGACTAGGGCATCTGCTGATGTTCTTTCAAAATGTAAGAAGGCCTTATCTGAGCACAATGTCTTGGTTGTAGAAGGTGCTCGCAAATATGCCTGTAAAATCTGCTGCAAGACTTTCTTGACCTTAACAGACTGTAAGAAGCACATCCGTGTGCACACAGGAGAAAAGCCTTATGCCTGTTTAAAGTGTGGCAAACGGTTTAGCCAGTCCAGCCATTTGTATAAACATTCCAAAACTACCTGTCTGCGGTGGCAGAGCAGCAACCTACCCAGCACTTTGCTTTAA
- the GRHPR gene encoding glyoxylate reductase/hydroxypyruvate reductase isoform X1 gives MEVFVSRRLPREGLAALAQAGACSIQQWDSDEPVPRAELLAGVAGKHGLLCLLSDRIDKEVLDAAGPNLKIISTLSVGVDHLALDEIKKRGIRVGYIPDILTDATAELSVALLLAACRRLPEAVEEVKNGGWTTWKPLWLCGYGLSGSTVGIVGLGRIGQAVARRLKPFGVKTFLYTGTRPKPERAVEFQAQFVPLAKLAEESDFVVVTCSLTPGTEGMCNKDFFGRMKKTSVFINTSRGAVVNQEDLHQALVSGQIAAAGLDVTSPEPLPTDHPLLSLKNCVILPHIGSATFATRSAMAVQAAHNLLAGLRGERLPSELQL, from the exons atggAGGTGTTCGTCAGCCGGCGGCTGCCCCGCGAGGGGCTGGCGGCCCTGGCCCAGGCCGGCGC CTGCAGCATCCAGCAGTGGGATTCGGACGAGCCGGTCCCCCGCGCAGAACTGCTGGCGGGCGTGGCTGGGAAGCACGGGCTGCTCTGTCTCCTGTCGGACCGGATCGACAAAGAGGTCCTCGACGCAGCAG GGCCCAACCTTAAAATAATCAGCACGCTGTCTGTGGGGGTTGACCATCTGGCTCTCGATGAAATCAAAAAGCG CGGAATCCGTGTGGGCTACATCCCAGACATCCTGACGGACGCCACGGCCGAGCTGTCGGTGGCTCTGCTCTTAGCCGCGTGTCGCCGGCTGCCAGAGGCGGTGGAGGAAGTGAAGAA TGGTGGCTGGACCACGTGGAAACCTCTGTGGCTGTGTGGGTACGGGCTGTCCGGTAGCACCGTCGGCATCGTGGGGCTGGGGAGAATAG GGCAGGCAGTGGCACGCCGTCTAAAGCCGTTTGGGGTCAAGACATTTCTGTATACGGGAACCCGCCCCAAACCAGAGCGCGCCGTGGAGTTTCAAGCCCAGTTTG TCCCACTGGCCAAGCTAGCGGAGGAGTCGGACTTCGTTGTGGTCACTTGTTCCTTAACTCCGGGCACTGAAGgaatgtgcaacaaggacttctTCGGCCGCATGAAGAAGACGTCCGTGTTTATCAACACGAGCCG GGGAGCCGTGGTGAACCAGGAAGACCTGCACCAGGCGTTGGTGAGTGGCCAGATTGCCGCGGCTGGTCTGGATGTCACAAGCCCGGAGCCGCTGCCTACAGACCACCCGCTGCTGTCCCTGAAGAACTGCG TGATTCTGCCTCACATTGGAAGCGCCACCTTTGCCACCCGGAGCGCCATGGCCGTGCAGGCCGCGCACAACCTCCTGGCTGGCCTGAGGGGGGAACGCCTGCCCAGTGAGCTCCAGCTGTGA
- the ZBTB5 gene encoding zinc finger and BTB domain-containing protein 5 isoform X2, with product MDFPGHFEQIFQQLNYQRLHGQLCDCVIVVGNRHFKAHRSVLAACSTHFRALFTVAEGDQTMNMIQLDSEVVTAEAFAALIDMMYTSTLMLGESNVMDVLLAASHLHLNSVVKACKHYLTTRTLPMSPPSDRVQEQNARMQRSFMLQQLGLSIVSSALNSTQNTEEQQNTMSSSMRSNIEQRTTFPMRRLHKRKQSSEDRARQRIRPAIDESIISDVAPESGQSVVHSREEFFSPDSLKIVDNSKADVVADTQEDNTIMFDQSFGAQEDAQVPSQSDNSGGNISQMSMASQATQVETSFDQEAVSEKNNFQCENAEISLNEKEHMRVVVKSEPLSSPEPQDEVSDVTSQAEGSESVEVEGGVVSAEKIELSPESSDRSFSDPQSSTDRVGDIHILEVSNNLEHKSTFSISNFLNKSRGGNFGANQNDDNIPNTTSDCRMDGDASYLMSPESGPNNGHSSATISHVENPFNEPADSHFVRPMQDVMGIPCVQTSGYRAAEQFGMDFPRSGLGLHSLSRAMMGSPRGGASSFPGYRRIAPKMPVVTSVRSSQMQDSPSNSQLIMNGSTSSFENGHPSQPGPPQLTRASADVLSKCKKALSEHNVLVVEGARKYACKICCKTFLTLTDCKKHIRVHTGEKPYACLKCGKRFSQSSHLYKHSKTTCLRWQSSNLPSTLL from the coding sequence ATGGATTTTCCAGGACACTTTGAGCAAATCTTTCAACAGCTAAACTACCAGCGTCTTCATGGTCAACTTTGTGACTGTGTCATTGTGGTGGGGAACAGGCACTTCAAAGCCCATCGCTCTGTTTTGGCAGCATGCAGCACACATTTTCGAGCTCTGTTTACTGTAGCAGAGGGAGACCAAACCATGAACATGATCCAGCTGGACAGTGAGGTAGTGACAGCAGAGGCCTTTGCTGCTCTGATTGACATGATGTACACCTCCACACTCATGCTTGGAGAGAGCAATGTTATGGATGTCTTGCTGGCAGCTTCTCACTTacatttgaactctgttgttaAAGCTTGTAAGCACTACCTTACGACGAGGACTCTGCCGATGTCACCACCTAGCGACAGAGTTCAAGAACAAAATGCACGCATGCAAAGATCTTTCATGCTTCAGCAGCTTGGACTGAGTATTGTGAGCTCTGCATTGAATTCCACCCAGAACACAGAGGAGCAGCAAAATACGATGAGCTCATCCATGAGAAGTAACATAGAGCAGCGCACGACTTTTCCCATGCGGCGCCTCCACAAGCGTAAACAGTCTTCTGAAGACCGGGCCAGGCAGCGAATCAGGCCTGCCATCGACGAGTCCATCATTTCAGATGTTGCCCCAGAGAGCGGCCAGTCAGTAGTCCATTCCCGGGAAGAATTTTTTTCACCAGATTCTCTGAAGATTGTGGACAATTCCAAAGCTGATGTTGTTGCTGATACCCAAGAGGATAATACCATTATGTTTGATCAGTCTTTTGGTGCCCAAGAAGATGCCCAAGTGCCCAGCCAGTCTGACAACAGTGGAGGAAACATTTCACAAATGTCCATGGCATCTCAAGCAACACAAGTGGAGACGAGCTTTGACCAGGAAGCGGTGTCTGAGAAAAATAACTTTCAGTGTGAAAACGCAGAGATCAGCCTCAATGAAAAAGAACACATGCGGGTGGTGGTTAAATCTGAGCCCTTGAGTTCCCCAGAGCCTCAAGATGAAGTGAGCGATGTCACTTCCCAAGCAGAAGGCAGCGAGTCTGTTGAAGTAGAAGGAGGAGTAGTGAGTGCAGAAAAGATAGAACTGAGTCCTGAAAGTAGCGATCGCAGCTTTTCTGACCCCCAATCTAGTACCGATAGGGTTGGTGACATCCATATTTTGGAGGTGTCAAATAACCTGGAACACAAGTCTACTTTCAGTATCTCAAATTTCCTAAATAAGAGCCGAGGTGGCAATTTTGGTGCTAATCAAAATGACGACAACATTCCAAACACAACCAGTGATTGCCGAATGGATGGAGATGCCTCTTATTTAATGAGCCCCGAGTCTGGGCCTAATAACGGTCATTCCTCTGCTACTATCTCTCATGTGGAGAATCCATTCAATGAACCTGCAGACTCTCACTTTGTCAGGCCTATGCAGGATGTAATGGGGATTCCTTGTGTACAGACTTCTGGGTACCGGGCAGCGGAACAGTTTGGGATGGACTTTCCAAGGTCCGGCTTGGGACTACACTCTTTGTCTAGGGCAATGATGGGCTCTCCAAGGGGCGGAGCTAGTAGTTTTCCTGGCTACCGTCGCATAGCCCCCAAAATGCCTGTTGTGACCTCTGTTAGGAGCTCCCAAATGCAAGATAGTCCATCTAATTCCCAGCTGATAATGAATGGGAGCAcgtcctcttttgaaaatggacATCCTTCCCAGCCTGGGCCACCGCAGTTGACTAGGGCATCTGCTGATGTTCTTTCAAAATGTAAGAAGGCCTTATCTGAGCACAATGTCTTGGTTGTAGAAGGTGCTCGCAAATATGCCTGTAAAATCTGCTGCAAGACTTTCTTGACCTTAACAGACTGTAAGAAGCACATCCGTGTGCACACAGGAGAAAAGCCTTATGCCTGTTTAAAGTGTGGCAAACGGTTTAGCCAGTCCAGCCATTTGTATAAACATTCCAAAACTACCTGTCTGCGGTGGCAGAGCAGCAACCTACCCAGCACTTTGCTTTAA
- the GRHPR gene encoding glyoxylate reductase/hydroxypyruvate reductase isoform X2 gives MEVFVSRRLPREGLAALAQAGACSIQQWDSDEPVPRAELLAGVAGKHGLLCLLSDRIDKEVLDAAGPNLKIISTLSVGVDHLALDEIKKRGIRVGYIPDILTDATAELSVALLLAACRRLPEAVEEVKNGGWTTWKPLWLCGYGLSGSTVGIVGLGRIVPLAKLAEESDFVVVTCSLTPGTEGMCNKDFFGRMKKTSVFINTSRGAVVNQEDLHQALVSGQIAAAGLDVTSPEPLPTDHPLLSLKNCVILPHIGSATFATRSAMAVQAAHNLLAGLRGERLPSELQL, from the exons atggAGGTGTTCGTCAGCCGGCGGCTGCCCCGCGAGGGGCTGGCGGCCCTGGCCCAGGCCGGCGC CTGCAGCATCCAGCAGTGGGATTCGGACGAGCCGGTCCCCCGCGCAGAACTGCTGGCGGGCGTGGCTGGGAAGCACGGGCTGCTCTGTCTCCTGTCGGACCGGATCGACAAAGAGGTCCTCGACGCAGCAG GGCCCAACCTTAAAATAATCAGCACGCTGTCTGTGGGGGTTGACCATCTGGCTCTCGATGAAATCAAAAAGCG CGGAATCCGTGTGGGCTACATCCCAGACATCCTGACGGACGCCACGGCCGAGCTGTCGGTGGCTCTGCTCTTAGCCGCGTGTCGCCGGCTGCCAGAGGCGGTGGAGGAAGTGAAGAA TGGTGGCTGGACCACGTGGAAACCTCTGTGGCTGTGTGGGTACGGGCTGTCCGGTAGCACCGTCGGCATCGTGGGGCTGGGGAGAATAG TCCCACTGGCCAAGCTAGCGGAGGAGTCGGACTTCGTTGTGGTCACTTGTTCCTTAACTCCGGGCACTGAAGgaatgtgcaacaaggacttctTCGGCCGCATGAAGAAGACGTCCGTGTTTATCAACACGAGCCG GGGAGCCGTGGTGAACCAGGAAGACCTGCACCAGGCGTTGGTGAGTGGCCAGATTGCCGCGGCTGGTCTGGATGTCACAAGCCCGGAGCCGCTGCCTACAGACCACCCGCTGCTGTCCCTGAAGAACTGCG TGATTCTGCCTCACATTGGAAGCGCCACCTTTGCCACCCGGAGCGCCATGGCCGTGCAGGCCGCGCACAACCTCCTGGCTGGCCTGAGGGGGGAACGCCTGCCCAGTGAGCTCCAGCTGTGA